Proteins encoded together in one Candidatus Palauibacter soopunensis window:
- a CDS encoding VirB3 family type IV secretion system protein, with translation MRGLGRWPGYAALNRPLTVLGVERRLFLLGATLAVAVWNATASLVAGGLVFAGCYGAGWLAGRRDPAMLAVLRTAARYPARIDPGKWADEPWHLRIRTDSK, from the coding sequence ATGCGGGGCCTCGGTCGCTGGCCGGGCTACGCGGCGCTGAACCGTCCGCTGACGGTGCTGGGCGTGGAGCGGCGGCTGTTCCTGCTGGGCGCGACGCTCGCGGTCGCGGTATGGAACGCGACGGCCTCGCTGGTGGCGGGCGGCTTGGTGTTCGCGGGTTGCTACGGCGCGGGCTGGCTCGCGGGCCGGCGGGACCCGGCCATGCTGGCCGTGCTGAGGACCGCCGCCCGTTATCCGGCGCGGATCGATCCGGGCAAGTGGGCCGACGAGCCCTGGCATCTCCGCATTCGGACGGACTCGAAGTGA